A genomic segment from Nicotiana sylvestris chromosome 1, ASM39365v2, whole genome shotgun sequence encodes:
- the LOC104245399 gene encoding photosystem I reaction center subunit II, chloroplastic-like translates to MAMASQASLFTPSISTSKTADPRVVAPWKQSASSFSAPKLSKSVVAYRPIKAMAVEKAQSATKEAEPAAPVGFTPPQLDPSTPSPIFGGSTGGLLRKAQVDEFYVITWESPKEQIFEMPTGGAAIMREGPNLLKLARKEQCLALGTRLRSKYKINYRFYRVFPNGEVQYLHPKDGVYPEKVNPGRQGVGQNFRSIGKNKSPIEVKFTGKQVYDI, encoded by the coding sequence ATGGCCATGGCATCCCAAGCTTCCCTTTTCACCCCATCTATCTCCACCTCGAAAACAGCCGATCCCCGTGTCGTCGCCCCATGGAAGCAATCGGCTTCTTCCTTCTCCGCCCCTAAACTGTCCAAGTCCGTCGTGGCATACCGTCCTATCAAGGCTATGGCAGTTGAGAAGGCCCAATCAGCCACTAAAGAGGCCGAGCCGGCGGCTCCAGTGGGCTTCACACCACCACAATTGGACCCAAGCACCCCATCTCCAATATTTGGTGGAAGCACTGGTGGGCTTCTACGCAAGGCCCAAGTTGACGAGTTTTATGTGATCACTTGGGAATCACCTAAAGAACAGATCTTTGAAATGCCAACTGGTGGTGCTGCTATCATGAGAGAAGGCCCAAATTTGCTCAAATTGGCCCGTAAAGAACAATGCTTGGCACTTGGTACTAGGCTTAGGTCCAAATACAAGATTAACTACAGATTTTATAGAGTTTTTCCTAATGGTGAAGTCCAATATTTGCACCCAAAAGATGGTGTGTACCCAGAAAAAGTGAATCCGGGCCGTCAAGGAGTTGGGCAGAATTTCAGATCCATTGGTAAAAATAAGAGCCCAATTGAAGTCAAGTTTACAGGCAAACAAGTGTATGATATTTAA